The DNA window TGCTTTTCCTGTCGTTTGGACTTCGAGAGCCCACTCGAACGGAGGTTATTGGCAGCCATTATGCTCGTGAGGCGCTCATCGTGAAATGCATGCCCTACCCCCACTGCATCTAACCGTTCGAAGAGGCGTTCGCCGAAGGTTCGTACTTCCGTGGTCATTTCGCTGTCGCCGCCCATGAGAGACCGTGGCAGCCCAAGCAGCACGAACCCGACGGCCTCCTTCTCAACAAGGCTGAGAATATCATTGAGGAGTGCCGGAGACTGTGACAACGTGGTAAACGGCCTGGCAAGCATTCGCAACTCATCGCTAATCGCAAGGCCTACACGTTTTGTACCGTAGTCGATCGAAAGAACCCGGGATCTATTCCTCATATCGAACGGCATTTGTCACACCGCGTACCTGTCGGAGCTTCTCCAGTAGACGCGCAAGATGATACGTATTCTTCACGTACACCGTCATTTTCCCGTCGAACATTTGATCGTGTGAGTCGATGCTGAACGAGCGGATATTGGTATTATTGTAGCTCGAAATGACATGGGTAAGATCGCTAATCATTCCCGGTCGGTCCTCTCCTGAAATATGAATCCCGACAAGATAGTCCGCCGTCTCTTCGGTGCTCGGCCATTCGACATCGATCAACCGTGCTTTACGGTCGTCATTCTCAAGTCGTTTGATGTTCTTGCACTCGCGTCGGTGGATTTTTACCCCTTCTCCGACCGTGACCACACCGATCACATCGTCACCAGGCACCGGGCTGCAGCACTTTGCGTAACTATAGAGCAGATCGTCTCTGCGGCCCTGAATAAGAATGCCGGTTTGACGACGAGATTCTTCAAGATATGGCACTTCAAACACTGCACCGCCACCATCATCTTCTTTTCGGGGTTCCCCTCCGGGTTTGAGCCAATCCCGGAGTTTCGAGATGATGTCCTCTGCCTGGACACGTTCTTCGGCCAAGGCAAGATGTAGCTTCCCGATATTTCCGTGGTTCGTAGCCGATGCGAAACGCGCCAGTGTGTCGTCATTTACATGCAACTTCGCCTTGGCAAGTTTCTTATTCAGCAGTTCTTTCCCTTTGGAGATCTTGGCTCGCTGATCTTCATTGATGAACTTGCGAATCTGATTACGAGCCTTATGCGTGGCGACGAAGTGTTCCCAGTCCGGATTCGGACTCTGAGCCTTCGAAGTGATAATCTCAACCTGATCGCCGGAGCGCAATTTTGTGTGCAACGGGACGATCTTTCCATTCACTTTCGCCCCAATGGTGCGGACGCCAACTTGTGTATGGATATCGAATGCAAAATCGACCACGGTAGCTCCCTTGGGTAAAATGCGAAGATCACCTTTGGGAGTGAATACATAAATCTCATCCTGATACAGATTGAGCTTGAAGCTCTCCATCAGGGCCTTCGGAGCATCATCCTCGTCTTCTTCGAATAGGTCACTTACCCATTTGACCCACTCCTCGATTTCCGGGTCGGTCTTGGTGACTTGTTCCTTGTACTTCCAGTGCGCAGCCACGCCCTTCTCCGCTATTTCGTGCATCTGGCGCGTCCGGATTTGAACCTCCACCATTTTTCCGCCAGGCCCGATCACGGTTGTGTGTATCGACTGGTAGCCGTTTTTCTTCGGGACTGAAATGTAATTCTTGAATCGCTCGGGGACCGGCGTGTAGATCGAGCTCACAATGCCATAGACCGAGAAACAGTCGTTGTCGTTCTTTGTGTCGATGATAATCCGAACCGCGAACAGATCGTACAGATCGTCGAAGCGTTTTCCGGTACGGATGAGCTTATTATAAATCGAGAATATGTGTTTCGGCCGACCGACGATCTCAAACTTGAATCCTTCGTGCTGCAACGCATCCCGGATAGGAGCGATCGTCTCGGCGATGTAGGATTCCCGTCCGACGCGCGACTCGGCAAGCGATCGTTTGATTTCATCGTATGCCTCTCGGTTCAGGACTTTGAATGAGAGGTCTTCGAGCTCCCATTTGATCTTCGCCAAACCGAAGCGATGTGCGAACGGTGCATAAATATCGAGCGTCTCTTTCGCCATTCGCATCTGTCGCTCCGTCGAGAGGTACTCGATCGTGCGCATGTTATGCAAACGGTCAGCAAACTTGATCAGCATGACGCGTACGTCATTGACCATCGAGATCAGAAGTTTGCGATACGACTCTGCCTGAGTGATCTCACGCGAGCGGAAGATATCGCTAATCTTGGTGGCCCCATCGACGATTTCTGCGACCGTATCGCCGAACTCTTCTCGGATCTCGTCGATCGTGTACGCGGTATCTTCGACCACATCGTGCAAGAGAGCACACACGACCGAGACGTCGTCGAGCGGGACTTCCCGCACTACGATCATGGCAACCTCGAACGGATGCAGAAAGTATGGCTCACCGGATGCCCGGCGATCGTTTTTATGAGCTTCGTAACAAAGACGGAAGGCTTTCGTGACGAGGGCTGAGTCATAGTGGCGCAGGCTGCCCTTACACGCTGTCAGGAGTTCGTCAAGTTTCTGTTGATAGACGACTTCGGAATTGTCCTCTACTTGCACAGTAGCAGCAGAACCATCACTCGGCGATGGCGGCACCGGCGATGCACTGGGAACTACGGAGGGCATACTATCATGATCCGGTTCCATTTCGTGCTCAGTTTCTCGGTACATGCCACCACCCGAAGTATATCATTGCGCCGACATTCAGATGGGTAAACGTAATAGGATCGCCACCGGTCTGGAAATCGAACTGTGGTTGTTGCTTATCCCCACTGAGCAGGAATGTTGCAGAGATATCGGCAAACGGCGAGAGTATAAAATTATCCCCGAGCTCAAGATCATAACGAGCGCCAAACATCCCCTTGATCCCGCCACGTGTGAACGATGCGCTCACCGTTTTTGAATCCGAATGAACGCCGAGCGAATCGACCGCATAATAGCTCTGCTTGCTTTCGATCGTCGTGCTGTTATACCCAAGTCCGAGATAAAATTTTACCGGAGAGTGAGGGTTGATCACAAAGTGAACATCGAACGCGATATACTTCGTCGTGATATCTTCATGTGTCGGCACGTAGTACGGAAATTTGGTAGGCGGTTTGAGCGGATCGAATTTATCGACGTAGGACGAATCCTCTTGCCTCCACAACCGATCGTTTATAAGGTCGTCCCCGACATTGAATCGGTTGTATGAAATCTGAAAGTCAATTCCCCTCGTAATCGAAGTCCCGATTGATAACGAGGAAGCAAAGACTGATGTTGGAGTAAGTTGCACTCGATTTAGCTGATTGAGCTCCGAGAGATTTCCGATTCCGATTCCCCCACCAATCCCGATCGCTTTCCAGACGATCGGAGTGAGCGCCTTTTGTCGTGCGCGTTCCTCGTCCTGGATGCGTTCGACTGCACGCAAACTATCGCGACGTGTCTGTTCCTGTGCCTCTCGCAGTGCTTGCTGCTGCGCTTCATACGCCGCTCGAATCGAATCTTGACGTCTGACTTCCTGCTCTTTGGAGAGCTGCTCCCGTTGCCGTCTGATCATCTCCTCTGCCTCACGACGCTGCTGCGTCATGACAGAATCCGGCGGACGGCTTCCGGGTTGGGCATGCGATGTCCCTGTCATCGCACATAATAACATCAGTAGGATGACGAGAGCCGGTGGCAAGCTCAGGCGAAATAATTTCTTCGTATTCTCCGTCGTTTGATTCATGATCTCAGATACATCCATATTCTTGAGCGCGGCAATCTTCTCGGCGACCAACCGAACAAGTGCCGGCGTGTTGCGCTTTCCTCTCATCGGCGCGGGCGCCAGATACGGCGAATCCGTCTCTATGAGCATCGCTTCGAGAGGCGTCGCCTGCACAGTCGGTGCAAGCGTCGAATTCTTAAACGTGATATTTCCCGTAAAACTTACAGCAAATCCTAACTCTACAACCTCGGCCGCCTGCTCCGGAGTGCCCGTAAAGCAATGGAATTGACCGAATTGATCTTCCGCGCCTCTGCCCGAGTACTGTTCCCGCACGATGGCAATCGTATCGTCGATAGAATCGCGAGTATGAATAATAATCGGCTTGTGCAACGATTTCGCGAGCTCGATCTGCTCCGAAAAGGCCCGGATTTGAACGTCACGAGGCGAGAAATCATAGTAATAGTCCAACCCAATCTCGCCAACTGCAACGACATTCTCATTTTTGGACGCCAACGCAATGGTATCGCGAACCTCGTCATTCCATTCCGTCGCAGAGTGTGGGTGAATCCCCAGACCGCACCACACATTCGGAAATCGGTTCGCCAGTTCGATCGTCGCATCGAAACTTGCCAGGTCGATCGCAGGCACGATGAATCCGGCAACCCCCTGCTGCATCGCATCCGCGATCACAAGGTCACGATCCGGATCGAACTGATCCGTCTGTAAATGGCAATGCGAATCGATCATGTGGTTCAAAATGCGGTCTCTATACGAACAGAGTAACTTCTGAGGGGGGCTACGTTTCCTACAATCTCTACGTAATAATAATTCAGAAGATTCTCTACCTGAAAGGTCAATTTTGCAGGCAATCCGGTGACATCTTGCATATCTCGGCTAATACGGGCGTCCAGAACGTAGGCATTTACTCGCGCGCCGCCATCCGGCACTTGACGGGAAAGAACGGAGTCGACCGATTCATACTGGCTCACGTACCGGAAATCGGCTGAGCCTTCCCATTTCCCCCATTGCGTCCCTAATCGTGTCTGTAGGAGATGCCGCGGACGATATTCAAGGATTGCGTTGGTCTGACGATTTCGCGGATACACATAGGTATACGCTAGTCGCGCGGAAAGCTCGTCATTAGAAAAAGGATGCCATTCGATCGCTTCCTCGTGCCCGAATATATCTGCATCGGTAATGTTCTGAAACTGGATGTACGAAGCAGATGAGCCGGTTACAAATGTCGGCTCGATCAGATGTTGAAATCGTGTATAAAAGATTGCGGCATCGACAAAAAGATTCTGCCCACGATATGAGCCACCGATTTCCGACGAGAGGCTTCGCTCGGGTACAAGCAACGGGTTTGGCCGTACCGGGAAGACCCCGAACACTTGATCGATATATTGCTCGCTGATCGTTGGCGCACGAAAGCCGCTCCCGATCGATCCACGCATCGAAATATGCTCATCAACGGCATAACTCACGCCGAGCTTCGGTGAGACCTGTGTCAGCCAATTTTGAGCATCATGCCGAATTGCATCCGCACGAAAGCCCGTGGTTACGATCGCGGGGGAAATATGCCATTCGGCCTGGGCATACCCCGAAATCGATACACCGGAGTGATCGGTGAATAGGTCGGAGGTAACACGTTGATACGAGCCGATCGCTCCAGCGGTCAGGTAGAGGCTGCTAAGATCGGTGTTCAGATCATACTCGCCCGTTGTATTCAATGCCGACGAATGCGCACCCGGCTGGCCGCCGGGTACGGAAGGATCCGTTGTAAACTGTGTATGATACAGATCGAGACGGAATGTGTGGGAAACCGCATCCGAGAGCAGTTCAATACTCGACTGCACGTTCTCTTTCGCAGAATGAATACGCCCATTCACTACACCGAGTGAATCTGCAGGAAGCAATGGAGTCGATAATCCCTTCCAGTATAACCATCCCCCATGGTTCTCGTTTGCTGCAAGCAAACTCGTTGTCCAGGTAGCGGCACCACCAAGTGGGACGGATGCCTTTGCAAAACCATTCACCTTATAGGAGTCATCGCCTAAACGGTACCCCTCGTTCCGCCGCACGGCGAGGGTGCCAAGTAACCCAATCTGGCCTACAGTGCCGGAAGCACCGACCTCTCCGGATGCGAACTTCGAGCCAACGGTCGGAACACGCCACTCGCTGTATTTCGGTTGATCGTAGATTCCGCCCAATACGACCGCGCCAATACTTAACGTATCGCTCGTCGGACGAGTGATCACGTTAATTATCCCACCGAGCGCGCTCGATCCGTACAATGCAGAGCCTGCCCCTTTAACAACTTCGATGCGGTCAATATCTAACAACGGGACAACATCGAACTTGATATCGCCATTATCCGCCGCGAGCAGCGGCATGCCGTCAAGCATGAACAATACGCGCGAACCTACCCCTCTGCCATATCCCGATGACCCTCTTATATTTACTTGCGATTCAGTGACGCTCACACCCGGTATCCAACGAAGTGCATCGTCAACGGCGATGCTCCCGCGAGATGTTAGCTCTGCTGCTGTGGCGGTACTCACCGAAACGGGGACGTCTTGCGATAGTGTCGTATGCCGTTGGGCAGTGACGACAACCTCGTCCATTCGGCCACCGACCGGTTGAAGTTCGATCGCCCGGAAGAGAACGTGGCCGATCGCGAAGACGGTATCGGCATAACCGAGACCGGAGATGTGAATATAGGCCGCTCCAATAGAAAGCGGGAAATCATAGCGACCATCTGTTGAAGTGGGTCGAACATGGATTCGCTGGTGGTCGGCGGTTTCAATTGCGACCGTCAACCCCACAACCGGAGCTTT is part of the Bacteroidota bacterium genome and encodes:
- the ruvX gene encoding Holliday junction resolvase RuvX, with protein sequence MRNRSRVLSIDYGTKRVGLAISDELRMLARPFTTLSQSPALLNDILSLVEKEAVGFVLLGLPRSLMGGDSEMTTEVRTFGERLFERLDAVGVGHAFHDERLTSIMAANNLRSSGLSKSKRQEKHRHDEEAARIILQEYLDSQG
- a CDS encoding bifunctional (p)ppGpp synthetase/guanosine-3',5'-bis(diphosphate) 3'-pyrophosphohydrolase, whose translation is MPSVVPSASPVPPSPSDGSAATVQVEDNSEVVYQQKLDELLTACKGSLRHYDSALVTKAFRLCYEAHKNDRRASGEPYFLHPFEVAMIVVREVPLDDVSVVCALLHDVVEDTAYTIDEIREEFGDTVAEIVDGATKISDIFRSREITQAESYRKLLISMVNDVRVMLIKFADRLHNMRTIEYLSTERQMRMAKETLDIYAPFAHRFGLAKIKWELEDLSFKVLNREAYDEIKRSLAESRVGRESYIAETIAPIRDALQHEGFKFEIVGRPKHIFSIYNKLIRTGKRFDDLYDLFAVRIIIDTKNDNDCFSVYGIVSSIYTPVPERFKNYISVPKKNGYQSIHTTVIGPGGKMVEVQIRTRQMHEIAEKGVAAHWKYKEQVTKTDPEIEEWVKWVSDLFEEDEDDAPKALMESFKLNLYQDEIYVFTPKGDLRILPKGATVVDFAFDIHTQVGVRTIGAKVNGKIVPLHTKLRSGDQVEIITSKAQSPNPDWEHFVATHKARNQIRKFINEDQRAKISKGKELLNKKLAKAKLHVNDDTLARFASATNHGNIGKLHLALAEERVQAEDIISKLRDWLKPGGEPRKEDDGGGAVFEVPYLEESRRQTGILIQGRRDDLLYSYAKCCSPVPGDDVIGVVTVGEGVKIHRRECKNIKRLENDDRKARLIDVEWPSTEETADYLVGIHISGEDRPGMISDLTHVISSYNNTNIRSFSIDSHDQMFDGKMTVYVKNTYHLARLLEKLRQVRGVTNAVRYEE
- a CDS encoding YchF/TatD family DNA exonuclease codes for the protein MIDSHCHLQTDQFDPDRDLVIADAMQQGVAGFIVPAIDLASFDATIELANRFPNVWCGLGIHPHSATEWNDEVRDTIALASKNENVVAVGEIGLDYYYDFSPRDVQIRAFSEQIELAKSLHKPIIIHTRDSIDDTIAIVREQYSGRGAEDQFGQFHCFTGTPEQAAEVVELGFAVSFTGNITFKNSTLAPTVQATPLEAMLIETDSPYLAPAPMRGKRNTPALVRLVAEKIAALKNMDVSEIMNQTTENTKKLFRLSLPPALVILLMLLCAMTGTSHAQPGSRPPDSVMTQQRREAEEMIRRQREQLSKEQEVRRQDSIRAAYEAQQQALREAQEQTRRDSLRAVERIQDEERARQKALTPIVWKAIGIGGGIGIGNLSELNQLNRVQLTPTSVFASSLSIGTSITRGIDFQISYNRFNVGDDLINDRLWRQEDSSYVDKFDPLKPPTKFPYYVPTHEDITTKYIAFDVHFVINPHSPVKFYLGLGYNSTTIESKQSYYAVDSLGVHSDSKTVSASFTRGGIKGMFGARYDLELGDNFILSPFADISATFLLSGDKQQPQFDFQTGGDPITFTHLNVGAMIYFGWWHVPRN
- a CDS encoding TonB-dependent receptor; amino-acid sequence: MLISAALVRAQERIQGVVIDAHTKAPVVGLTVAIETADHQRIHVRPTSTDGRYDFPLSIGAAYIHISGLGYADTVFAIGHVLFRAIELQPVGGRMDEVVVTAQRHTTLSQDVPVSVSTATAAELTSRGSIAVDDALRWIPGVSVTESQVNIRGSSGYGRGVGSRVLFMLDGMPLLAADNGDIKFDVVPLLDIDRIEVVKGAGSALYGSSALGGIINVITRPTSDTLSIGAVVLGGIYDQPKYSEWRVPTVGSKFASGEVGASGTVGQIGLLGTLAVRRNEGYRLGDDSYKVNGFAKASVPLGGAATWTTSLLAANENHGGWLYWKGLSTPLLPADSLGVVNGRIHSAKENVQSSIELLSDAVSHTFRLDLYHTQFTTDPSVPGGQPGAHSSALNTTGEYDLNTDLSSLYLTAGAIGSYQRVTSDLFTDHSGVSISGYAQAEWHISPAIVTTGFRADAIRHDAQNWLTQVSPKLGVSYAVDEHISMRGSIGSGFRAPTISEQYIDQVFGVFPVRPNPLLVPERSLSSEIGGSYRGQNLFVDAAIFYTRFQHLIEPTFVTGSSASYIQFQNITDADIFGHEEAIEWHPFSNDELSARLAYTYVYPRNRQTNAILEYRPRHLLQTRLGTQWGKWEGSADFRYVSQYESVDSVLSRQVPDGGARVNAYVLDARISRDMQDVTGLPAKLTFQVENLLNYYYVEIVGNVAPLRSYSVRIETAF